In one window of Massilibacterium senegalense DNA:
- a CDS encoding SDR family NAD(P)-dependent oxidoreductase has translation MTSLRDKTIVITGASSGIGKEIAGQCVEQHANVILLARRADVLVEIKKELDQKGTGSVSIYPVDVANQQQVASVFQRIGETYPTIDVLMNNAGFGIFETFMDITDEEMKRMFQVNVFGVFYCTQEALKIMKKQQKGHIITTASIAGKMATAKSSIYAATKHAVIGMMNALRLELSTTDIDVTLLNPGPIRTNFFELADRSGTYEKAVERYMLDPVFVAKKVIEAIHQPKREINLPWWMGIGAKAYQLAPSITEKIGGDSFKMK, from the coding sequence ATGACGAGTTTACGAGATAAAACGATTGTAATTACAGGAGCTTCTAGTGGAATTGGAAAAGAAATAGCGGGACAATGTGTTGAACAACATGCGAATGTTATCTTATTGGCAAGAAGAGCAGATGTATTAGTAGAAATAAAAAAAGAATTAGACCAAAAAGGAACAGGAAGTGTTTCTATTTATCCAGTAGATGTGGCAAATCAACAACAAGTGGCATCTGTTTTTCAACGAATAGGAGAAACGTATCCAACGATAGACGTATTAATGAATAATGCCGGTTTTGGTATTTTTGAAACATTCATGGATATAACGGATGAGGAAATGAAGCGGATGTTTCAAGTAAATGTTTTTGGCGTTTTTTATTGTACCCAAGAAGCGCTGAAAATAATGAAAAAGCAACAGAAGGGGCATATTATTACAACTGCTTCTATTGCAGGAAAAATGGCAACCGCTAAGTCGAGTATATATGCAGCAACTAAACATGCTGTGATTGGGATGATGAACGCACTACGGTTGGAATTATCTACGACCGATATTGACGTGACATTGTTGAACCCAGGACCAATTCGCACAAACTTTTTCGAATTAGCTGATCGCAGTGGAACATACGAAAAAGCAGTAGAACGATATATGTTAGATCCAGTATTTGTTGCAAAAAAAGTAATCGAAGCAATTCATCAGCCAAAACGTGAAATCAATTTACCATGGTGGATGGGAATTGGAGCAAAAGCATACCAGCTCGCACCATCCATAACAGAAAAAATTGGTGGAGATTCTTTTAAAATGAAATGA
- the proC gene encoding pyrroline-5-carboxylate reductase, translating into MIHNKKIAFYGAGAMAEAIISGIVKSELIPSTNILAINRSNKDRLTYLEEIYHIQTSQNLQDLQSATIIFLAMKPKDVHKALLPLQQFLHNDALIISVAAGISCAQIEQACQKQVAVIRSMPNTSATLGLSATGIARGMYASDTHVQTAKTLLQTIGIVEEVEEDQLHVITGLSGSGPAYFYYVVEAMEVAAIQLGLPENLAHDFAVQTILGSASMLKETQKPAPLLRKEVTSPNGTTEAGIRTLDEYHVKEAIQQCVKNATKRSIELGK; encoded by the coding sequence ATGATACATAATAAGAAGATAGCTTTTTACGGTGCAGGGGCGATGGCAGAGGCAATTATTAGCGGCATCGTAAAAAGTGAACTAATCCCATCTACTAACATTTTAGCAATAAACCGTAGTAACAAGGATAGATTAACATATTTAGAGGAAATTTATCATATTCAGACATCACAAAACCTACAAGATTTACAATCTGCTACCATTATATTTTTAGCTATGAAGCCAAAAGATGTACATAAGGCACTTTTACCGTTGCAACAATTTTTGCATAACGATGCGCTGATTATTTCTGTTGCTGCCGGCATTTCTTGTGCACAAATTGAACAAGCTTGTCAAAAACAAGTGGCTGTTATCCGCTCTATGCCAAATACATCCGCAACGTTAGGGCTTTCTGCAACTGGGATTGCGAGAGGGATGTATGCATCCGACACACACGTTCAAACAGCAAAAACATTATTACAAACAATTGGGATTGTTGAAGAAGTAGAAGAAGACCAACTACATGTCATTACAGGATTATCAGGAAGCGGTCCTGCTTATTTTTACTACGTAGTAGAAGCAATGGAAGTCGCAGCTATTCAATTAGGATTGCCTGAAAATTTAGCACACGATTTTGCTGTACAAACCATTTTAGGTAGTGCGTCGATGTTAAAAGAAACCCAAAAACCAGCACCATTACTTCGTAAAGAAGTGACGAGTCCAAATGGGACAACGGAAGCAGGTATCCGTACACTCGATGAATATCATGTGAAAGAAGCTATTCAACAATGCGTCAAAAATGCAACAAAACGATCGATAGAATTAGGAAAGTAA
- a CDS encoding glycerophosphodiester phosphodiesterase, whose product MKTLIIAHRGASKVCPENTMAAFKQALTYKADGIELDVQLTKDGIPIVIHDETLGRTTNGKGYVCNHSLQQLKALNAGSWFHQSFAKETIPTLEEVLQWLHTKPLLLNIELKNAIIDYPQLEQSVLHLIKAYHMEERTVFSSFNHNSLVRLKKLDPFVEVAPLYNARLMEPWNYVAQFGGISIHPAFRTLDEKSVRSFQQHGLTIRSYTVNRKQQLRKAFQWNLDAIVTDVPDIARTIRNEYK is encoded by the coding sequence GTGAAAACACTCATTATCGCACATCGAGGTGCCAGTAAAGTATGTCCCGAAAATACAATGGCTGCTTTTAAACAAGCATTAACGTATAAAGCAGATGGTATTGAATTAGATGTACAACTAACAAAAGACGGAATACCCATTGTAATTCACGATGAGACGTTAGGAAGAACAACGAATGGAAAAGGATACGTATGTAACCATTCTTTACAACAATTAAAAGCCTTAAACGCTGGATCGTGGTTTCATCAATCATTTGCAAAAGAAACGATCCCTACATTAGAAGAAGTACTTCAATGGCTTCACACCAAACCTTTACTTTTAAATATTGAATTAAAAAATGCCATTATAGATTATCCACAACTAGAACAATCGGTACTTCATTTAATAAAAGCTTATCATATGGAAGAACGAACCGTATTCTCTTCTTTTAATCATAATAGTTTAGTACGTTTAAAAAAATTAGATCCATTTGTAGAAGTAGCTCCTCTTTACAATGCGCGATTAATGGAACCATGGAATTATGTTGCACAGTTTGGGGGGATAAGTATCCATCCTGCCTTTCGGACATTAGACGAAAAAAGTGTTCGATCCTTCCAACAACACGGTTTGACGATACGCTCGTATACTGTTAATCGAAAACAACAACTGCGCAAAGCTTTTCAGTGGAATTTAGATGCTATCGTCACAGATGTTCCAGATATCGCACGCACCATTCGAAACGAATATAAGTAA
- the rnz gene encoding ribonuclease Z, with protein sequence MQLTFLGTGAGMPAKERNVASIALSWLNKEGEIWLFDCGEATQHQLLHTSLKPRKIARIFITHLHGDHIFGLLGLLSSRSFLDGTTPLFIYGPAGIRTFIETGLHVSQTHLRYSLHIEEIQDGWELHTNQAVVSAKQLKHGIPSFGFRICEYEQPGILLVEKLRALHVTPGPIYQQLKEGVDVLLEDGRFLVASEFVGPKKKGRIVTILGDTRPTQASVALAEGADVLIHEATFSEKEAEHAVRFFHSTTKEAAQIAKDSNARELILTHISARFQGEALVSFIEEAKQCFPAVTIASDFLTYSIARK encoded by the coding sequence ATGCAACTTACATTCCTCGGTACAGGTGCGGGGATGCCAGCAAAAGAACGAAATGTGGCAAGCATCGCTTTATCTTGGTTAAACAAAGAAGGAGAAATCTGGTTGTTCGATTGCGGCGAAGCAACACAACATCAACTATTACATACATCGTTAAAGCCAAGAAAAATTGCTAGAATTTTTATTACCCATCTTCACGGGGACCATATTTTTGGTTTGTTAGGTCTTTTATCTAGTCGCTCTTTTTTAGATGGTACGACTCCTCTTTTTATTTATGGTCCAGCGGGCATACGTACGTTTATTGAAACGGGTCTTCACGTTAGTCAAACTCATTTGCGGTATTCTCTTCATATTGAAGAAATACAAGATGGGTGGGAGTTACATACGAATCAAGCAGTTGTCTCGGCAAAACAATTGAAACATGGTATTCCCTCTTTTGGATTCCGTATTTGTGAGTATGAACAACCAGGAATTTTACTAGTAGAAAAATTGAGAGCGTTACACGTAACACCAGGACCTATTTATCAACAGCTAAAAGAAGGTGTGGATGTTCTGTTAGAAGACGGACGCTTTTTAGTTGCATCGGAATTTGTAGGACCGAAGAAAAAAGGTCGTATTGTTACGATTTTAGGTGATACTAGACCAACGCAAGCATCAGTTGCATTGGCAGAAGGGGCAGATGTATTAATTCATGAGGCAACTTTTTCGGAAAAAGAAGCCGAACATGCTGTTCGTTTTTTTCACTCTACTACAAAAGAAGCTGCTCAAATTGCAAAGGACTCCAATGCAAGAGAGCTCATCTTAACGCATATTAGTGCAAGGTTCCAAGGAGAGGCACTTGTTTCCTTTATAGAAGAAGCAAAGCAGTGCTTTCCAGCTGTTACTATTGCATCCGATTTTTTGACGTATTCTATCGCGAGAAAATAA
- a CDS encoding DUF2225 domain-containing protein produces MNEPLKPLYDKRVTCLHCHHKFTSKKVRTKFARPIKTDTDFCSYYEEDDCNPVLYFINVCPECGFSFSDHTPSYFPPGAYERIEKEIVSKWIKHSFSDKRTKQMAIETYKLAILSASLKGEKHIVLAGLCMRLAWLYRQLEQVDLEERFLRLALQEYEQAYTYGDYATSEVPEISVIYLIGEIYRRLGNYHDAIQYFSQAANHSMKSMYPKYVQMAREQWRVTREQYAQMGNEQAGTDMVK; encoded by the coding sequence ATGAATGAACCATTAAAGCCTTTGTATGACAAGCGAGTTACGTGTTTGCATTGTCACCATAAATTTACGTCGAAAAAAGTACGAACGAAATTTGCCCGCCCCATTAAAACAGATACAGATTTTTGTTCGTATTATGAAGAGGATGATTGTAATCCTGTTCTTTATTTTATTAATGTTTGTCCTGAATGTGGTTTTTCTTTTTCTGATCATACCCCATCTTATTTTCCGCCGGGAGCTTATGAACGAATCGAAAAAGAGATAGTTAGTAAGTGGATAAAGCATAGTTTTAGTGATAAGCGCACGAAACAAATGGCGATTGAAACGTATAAATTAGCTATTTTATCTGCTTCTTTAAAAGGAGAAAAGCATATTGTACTTGCAGGCTTGTGTATGCGATTAGCTTGGCTATATCGTCAACTTGAACAAGTGGATTTAGAAGAACGCTTTTTACGATTAGCACTTCAAGAATATGAACAAGCATATACATATGGAGACTATGCGACATCGGAAGTGCCTGAAATTAGTGTCATTTATTTAATTGGGGAAATATATCGTCGTCTGGGAAATTACCACGACGCTATACAATATTTTTCACAAGCAGCTAATCATTCTATGAAATCAATGTATCCAAAATACGTTCAAATGGCAAGAGAACAATGGCGTGTAACGAGAGAACAATATGCGCAAATGGGGAACGAGCAAGCGGGAACCGATATGGTAAAGTAA